The Pangasianodon hypophthalmus isolate fPanHyp1 chromosome 2, fPanHyp1.pri, whole genome shotgun sequence genome window below encodes:
- the rtn4a gene encoding reticulon-4a, translating to MDDQISSTTEDQKYLQQAGDKLAPEVFTEEVSEFSDCKSFDYDDILDLAGGAKDAIERHRSEDQLVDIKNVQIINSPEKEEAHEEVKAPSSQLWDLLYWHDIQKTACVFGGTLSLLISLSLLSIISVCSYMALALLSITICFRIYRGITEALQKSENTHPFKVYLEQDVTLPADVIHKHGDVLLKHINATVNEMKHLFLVEDLIDSLKLAVLLWALTYVGSVFNGLTLLIIGEVAAFTCPILYENHKTQIDHYYGLVNSHLQDIVKKIQAKIHGVKNKAE from the exons ATGGATGATCAGATCAGTTCCACTACAGAGGATCAGAAGTACCTGCAGCAGGCAGGAGACAAACTCGCCCCCGAAGTGTTTACGGAGGAGGTGTCAGAGTTCTCCGACTGTAAAAGCTTCGACTATGATGATATTTTGGATTTGGCCGGAGGCGCAAAAGACGCCATCGAGAGACACCGATCGGAAGATCAGCTCGTGGACATAAAAAACGTACAGATCATAAACTCTCCTGAAAAAGAGGAAGCACACGAGGAAGTTAAAGCACCATCGTCTCAGT tgtgggATCTGCTGTATTGGCATGACATACAGAAGACAGCATGTGTGTTCGGAGGGACACTGTCACTATTGATCTCTCTGAGTCTGCTCAgcatcatcagtgtgtgttcatacatGGCTCTGGCTCTGTTATCCATCACCATCTGCTTCCGAATCTACAGAGGAATCACAGAGGCTCTACAGAAAAGCGAAAACACACACCCGTTTAA agtgtaCCTAGAGCAGGATGTCACTCTACCAGCTGATGTAATTCATAAACACGGTGATGTGCTGTTGAAGCATATCAATGCCACTGTTAATGAGATGAAGCATCTTTTCCTGGTGGAGGATCTGATTGACTCTCTGAAG TTAGCAGTGCTGCTGTGGGCTCTGACCTACGTCGGTTCTGTGTTTAATGGACTCACCCTTCTCATTATCG GTGAAGTTGCAGCATTCACCTGTCCAATACTCTATGAAAACCACAAG ACGCAGATTGATCATTACTATGGACTGGTGAACAGCCACCTGCAAGACATAGTGAAAAA GATTCAGGCAAAGATTCATGGAGTGAAGAATAAAGCTGAATAA
- the LOC113538193 gene encoding leucine-rich repeat-containing protein 15: MTVFLYFCVLLHFLSCSDAQNNGTNEIYGKDVTAVPETLQATTTEVFFVQSQIDIIPKGAFSKNPQLEKIHFWETPISSIEEGAFEGLEHLNTLEIKGSQVTSLPVGVFKNLTNLRKLILKSSKIQSLEKELFHDTKNLEILRLQDNKISTIEEGIFDHLENLTELTLAKNNLTSISSSLFSKLNKLKIFKLYENQLTSMPDGIFNNKSNLQEIAINTNGITRIQPDLFPDKNILTTLLLDNNLLTELAPEIFVGFSALKKLTLNHNQLTALPLPLFRETQNMAELFLNNNNLTFLPAGIFQSLKKLKKLHLSSNQFSTLSGEFFDGLEKLSELNLQNNLIESLKSENFTNLQSVSTLKLDNNKLRTIPRDVFDSLPKLRKVYLNDNPWHCDCNLLSMYKWMKKNPEKIKSSSPEVCKYPEDLKGQSITSLKEDQLICPTTPTITTVPTTALIRTTTNSVATTSTAITTSLTTTPLTTPSLAPTLEATQPTTTPSAISSSTTALMTTTEILTTTASSTPVPTTITTTLTTPSLAPTLEATQPTTTTPSAISSSTTALMTTTEILTTIASSTPVPTTITTTLTTPSLAPTLEATQPTTTPSAISSSTTALMTTTEILTSTASSTPVPTTITTTLTTPSLAPTLEATQPTTTPSAISSSTTTLMTTTEILTSTASSTPVPTTITTTTPPTTSITEETTTSTALTTSFTTVTGPEATTTTLRTTLTTGKTTPASTTLRNFACTSFSISQNLSSGMFSSSPADRASSCKVLMIFYTTMLVLEICYTVVLAKVTYSLYCLFQEREKLYCNVNLIRFSYTKSVTLRPLQETETVAL; this comes from the coding sequence ATGACAGTATTCCTGTATTTCTGCGTTCTACTCCATTTCCTAAGCTGCTCTGATGCTCAGAACAATGGGACTAATGAAATTTATGGCAAAGATGTGACAGCAGTTCCAGAAACACTGCAAGCTACAACCACAGAGGTCTTTTTTGTTCAGAGTCAGATTGATATCATACCAAAAGGAGCATTTTCTAAAAACCCTCAACTagaaaaaattcatttttgggAAACACCTATATCTTCCATAGAAGAAGGTGCATTTGAAGGTTTAGAACATCTGAATACCCTTGAAATTAAAGGTTCCCAAGTGACATCTCTTCCTGTCGGTGTTTTTAAGAATCTGACCAACCTTCGGAAATTGATTCTGAAATCAAGCAAAATTCAAAGCCTAGAAAAGGAACTGTTTCATGATACCAAGAATCTTGAAATACTCCGATTGCAAGATAACAAGATTTCAACAATTGAAGAGGGAATATTTGATCACTTGGAGAATCTCACAGAGCTTACTCTTGCAAAGAACAATCTTACTTCCATCTCATCTTCCCTTTTTTCAAAACTCAATAAGCTGAAAATATTTAAGTTGTATGAGAACCAGctgacatcaatgcctgatggaatttttaataataaatcaaatctgCAGGAAATAGCCATTAATACCAACGGAATCACACGCATACAACCAGATTTGTTTCCAGATAAAAATATCTTGACAACACTGTTATTAGACAATAATCTCTTGACTGAACTTGCACCTGAGATATTTGTGGGTTTCTCCGCACTTAAAAAGTTAACACTGAATCACAATCAGCTCACCGCTCTCCCCCTTCCTCTTTTCAGAGAAACACAAAATATGGCTGAATTATTTCTGAACAACAACAATCTAACATTCTTACCTGCTGGGATTTTTCAGTCACTGAAGAAGCTTAAGAAATTACACCTGTCCTCGAATCAGTTTTCAACTCTTTCTGGAGAGTTTTTTGATGGACTGGAGAAACTTTCTGAGCTCAATCTTCAGAATAATCTCATTGAATCACTGAAGTCTGAAAACTTCACAAACCTACAATCTGTTTCTACTCTCAAACTGGATAACAATAAACTCAGAACAATTCCAAGAGATGTCTTTGATTCTCTGCCAAAACTGAGGAAGGTATATTTGAACGACAATCCATGGCACTGTGACTGTAATCTGCTGTCCATGTACAAGTGGATGAAGAAAAATCCGGAAAAGATAAAGTCTTCTTCTCCAGAGGTTTGTAAGTACCCTGAGGATTTGAAAGGCCAATCGATCACATCTTTAAAAGAAGACCAACTGATATGTCCCACAACTCCAACCATTACAACTGTTCCAACAACTGCCCTAATAAGAACAACTACTAATTCTGTAGCCACTACAAGTACAGCAATAACAACTTCACTGACAACAACACCACTCACCACTCCTTCCCTTGCCCCTACATTAGAAGCCACTCAGCCTACAACTACACCATCAGCCATTTCTTCTTCTACAACCGCTCTTATGACAACCACAGAAATCCTTACAACAACTGCAAGTTCAACTCCAGTGCCCACCACTATAACGACAACACTCACCACTCCTTCCCTTGCCCCTACATTAGAAGCCACTCAGCCTACAACAACTACACCATCAGCCATTTCTTCTTCTACAACTGCTCTTATGACAACCACAGAAATCCTTACAACAATTGCAAGTTCAACTCCAGTACCCACCACTATAACGACAACACTCACCACTCCTTCCCTTGCCCCTACATTAGAAGCCACTCAGCCTACAACTACACCATCAGCCATTTCTTCTTCTACAACCGCTCTTATGACAACCACAGAAATCCTTACATCAACTGCAAGTTCAACTCCAGTGCCCACCACTATAACGACAACACTCACCACTCCTTCCCTTGCCCCTACATTAGAAGCCACTCAGCCTACAACTACACCATCAGCCATTTCTTCTTCTACAACCACTCTTATGACAACCACAGAAATCCTTACATCAACTGCAAGTTCAACTCCAGTGCCCACCACTATAACAACAACCACACCACCAACTACTTCAATCACAGAAGAAACCACTACATCTACAGCTTTAACAACCTCATTTACAACAGTTACCGGTCCGGAGGCCACAACTACTACACTCCGTACTACACTCACAACAGGAAAAACAACACCAGCCTCAACCACACTAAGGAATTTTGCATGTACTAGTTTCTCCATCTCTCAAAATCTATCTTCTGGCATGTTTTCCTCCTCACCAGCAGACAGAGCATCATCATGTAAGGTCTTGATGATTTTCTACACAACAATGTTGGTACTAGAGATCTGCTATACAGTGGTGCTCGCCAAGGTCACATACTCACTGTATTGTTTGTTCCAGGAAAGAGAAAAGCTTTATTGTAATGTCAACCTCATACGCTTCTCCTACACTAAATCTGTTACACTCAGACCACTCCAAGAAACTGAGACTGTGGCTCTATGA
- the LOC113538433 gene encoding leucine-rich repeat-containing protein 15-like, with protein MELGQYIIIGICAVNVVWGCPQQCHCKDNATSCMGYSIKDFPSPIPSTTKSIHISYTNISSLKPADFDAFSETLTKITINNSRINEVRRHTFDKTHKLTTIVCSGTELVSLPEDLFQKLRSLTFLMLSNNKLNELPPSLLTSLQSLKILDLSKNNLSSIPENAFQDLIHLEKLILQRNGIRQLQNGTFHGLTKLKILSLQNNNLKVIPGNAFEDLVNLETLHLQNNVITYLPAELFGHQQKLQKLYLSNNQLSFLPEGIFLKLPNLQRISLYDNQLQSLSINTFGPMLLQDLWLYDNMLTRLEENVFSNLTHVQLLVLTRNQISHISPGAFNGLNELQEISLHTNCLTSLDERVFRGLPKLVKISLENNKIHSIPEKLLDGIHYLYQLELQNNSLSSLPKTFLDSLTNVGSVVLTENPWRCDHGIVPLQDWLKKYPDKVKNVTSVVCFSPLDLRNISIINLFSHPLPTPTFTPSDNSAVLFEKAELIIGSLEMHMIITAVVCTVAIVSIIICVVCWRRNKQDSQKTVI; from the coding sequence ATGGAGCTGGGGCAGTATATAATTATTGGTATTTGTGCTGTAAATGTGGTTTGGGGATGCCCCCAGCAATGCCACTGCAAAGACAATGCTACTTCTTGCATGGGCTATAGCATTAAAGACTTTCCATCCCCTATTCCATCAACAACAAAGTCTATACACATTTCATATACAAACATATCTTCACTGAAACCTGCTGATTTTGATGCATTTTCTGAAACTCTGACAAAAATCACAATCAATAATTCGAGGATAAATGAGGTACGACGTCACACATTTGACAAGACACACAAACTCACCACTATAGTGTGTTCAGGAACTGAGTTGGTTTCTCTACCAGAGGACTTGTTTCAGAAACTACGCTCTCTCACCTTTCTGATGCTGAGCAACAACAAACTAAATGAACTCCCTCCATCCCTGCTAACATCTCTTCAGTCTCTGAAAATCTTAGACTTAAGCAAAAACAACTTGAGTTCTATTCCAGAGAATGCGTTTCAGGATCTAATTCACTTGGAGAAGCTTATACTGCAGAGAAATGGCATCAGACAATTGCAGAATGGAACTTTCCATGGACTTACCAAGCTTAAAATCTTGTCCCTTCAAAATAACAACCTAAAGGTGATCCCAGGCAATGCATTTGAGGACCTGGTAAATCTGGAGACCTTGCATCTGCAGAACAATGTTATCACATATTTACCAGCAGAACTTTTTGGACATCAGCAGAAGCTCCAGAAACTCTACCTCTCTAATAATCAGTTGTCTTTCCTTCCTGAAGGCATCTTCTTGAAACTCCCTAATCTACAGCGGATCTCACTTTACGACAACCAGCTGCAGAGTCTATCTATTAACACCTTTGGGCCCATGTTACTGCAGGACCTGTGGCTGTATGACAACATGTTAACCCGGCTTGAGGAAAATGTATTTAGCAATTTAACTCATGTGCAACTTCTGGTGCTGACCAGAAACCAGATCTCACATATCTCTCCTGGTGCATTCAATGGATTGAATGAGCTGCAAGAAATTTCTTTGCACACTAATTGCCTGACGAGCCTTGACGAAAGAGTGTTCAGAGGCCTTCCAAAATTGGTCAAAATATCAttggaaaataacaaaattcaTTCCATTCCAGAGAAGCTGCTTGATGGTATTCATTACTTATACCAGCTGGAGCTTCAAAACAACTCTCTATCGTCTTTACCAAAGACATTTCTAGACTCATTAACCAACGTTGGCAGTGTGGTGTTAACTGAAAATCCATGGAGATGTGACCATGGCATTGTACCTCTTCAAGACTGGTTAAAGAAATATCCagataaagtaaaaaatgtCACATCTGTTGTGTGCTTTAGTCCGTTAGACTTGAGAAACATCAGTATAATAAACCTTTTCAGTCATCCCCTTCCCACACCCACATTTACACCCTCAGATAACTCAGCAGTACTCTTTGAGAAAGCAGAGCTCATCATTGGTTCACTGGAAATGCATATGATCATCACTGCAGTAGTCTGCACTGTAGCCATTGTTAGTATTATCATCTGTGTTGTCTGCTGGAGGCGGAACAAACAGGACAGTcaaaaaactgtaatataa